In Fervidobacterium nodosum Rt17-B1, one genomic interval encodes:
- a CDS encoding endonuclease MutS2, whose translation MLSIEKNLEDKINYLEYIKNKIDYNLVLDGYKQYCYSSLGKEYLENLNPYSINPAQELQYLSELCDIVRVIGYPTSDAFLDIRSILRKIENGIIAEGLEFLSLLRFFEGIKSLKAMFKEQKPSLFQSGIVNLILGLGTYDEIINSIKKTIDENGNIKDDASVLLKKIRNEYAEVTKELRHKAERFITHHQNILQEVTYTIRNDRYVFPVKANERGKIKGIVHGMSSSGLTVYLEPEEFIPLNDKLKVLAEEEGKEIARILREITNKIFDRLSTIKGDIELLKRIDSLYARVRYVIEKNASIIIPDGNYLKLSRARHPLIPEDKIVPIDIELPSDKFGIVITGPNTGGKTVSLKTVALFIILARSGFPVLAGESSRIPDFDVYVDIGDSQNILENLSTFSGHLHNIVQLLKLADENSIVLIDELGSGTDPYEGSAIALGIIEELIERRIKFIVTTHLTPIKLFSMSHDKLISASMEFDPETLSPTYRILMNIPGASHAFEIAKKYGLPDAILERAQKHLDEEHIKIEELIKNLNKHISELETKRRELENTLREYNRQKKDFEEKYKLLKIKRIEEFDKELREVYKDIQKAKKDLQISLQSKKTESEELIKKRLKEIENEVKHLEEIQGKVEKVIYETKVTDEEKQISVGDYVRLIDGTAIGKVIEMKSRNFVVDFNGLKIEVKPEKLVKVTSGSDSKDLKKHIDEEKEKIVNVSRIPTKVYTSNLTKNEVDVRGLTVEEALEIIDEFIDQLLLSDFSIGYIIHGKGTGKLATGIWNYLRHDKRVKNYRFGRPDEGGVGATVIEV comes from the coding sequence ATGTTATCAATTGAAAAAAATTTAGAAGACAAAATCAATTATTTGGAATATATTAAGAATAAAATAGACTACAATCTCGTACTCGATGGCTATAAACAGTATTGCTATTCTTCGCTTGGAAAGGAGTATCTTGAAAATCTTAATCCGTACAGTATAAACCCCGCACAAGAACTCCAATATCTCTCAGAATTGTGCGATATAGTCCGCGTGATTGGTTATCCTACTTCCGATGCATTTTTAGACATCAGAAGTATACTGCGAAAAATAGAGAATGGAATAATCGCCGAGGGTTTAGAATTTCTGAGTCTTCTAAGATTCTTTGAAGGAATAAAATCACTAAAAGCGATGTTCAAGGAACAAAAGCCCTCATTATTTCAAAGTGGTATAGTAAATCTTATACTTGGATTAGGAACATATGATGAAATAATTAATTCCATAAAGAAAACTATAGATGAAAATGGCAACATAAAAGATGACGCTTCCGTGTTGTTAAAGAAGATTCGAAATGAATATGCCGAAGTAACCAAAGAATTAAGGCATAAAGCAGAAAGATTTATAACCCATCACCAAAACATTTTACAAGAAGTAACATACACGATAAGAAACGATAGGTACGTATTTCCTGTCAAAGCAAATGAACGTGGAAAAATTAAAGGTATCGTCCATGGTATGTCATCATCTGGACTAACGGTATACTTAGAACCAGAAGAATTTATACCACTGAACGATAAACTGAAAGTTCTTGCTGAAGAAGAAGGAAAAGAAATAGCAAGGATATTACGGGAAATTACCAATAAAATTTTTGACAGACTGTCAACTATAAAAGGTGACATTGAATTGTTAAAGCGTATAGATTCACTTTACGCAAGGGTAAGATACGTTATAGAAAAGAATGCTTCTATTATTATCCCAGATGGGAATTATCTCAAATTATCAAGAGCAAGGCATCCTCTTATACCAGAAGATAAGATTGTTCCAATAGACATAGAACTCCCATCTGACAAATTTGGAATCGTAATAACAGGACCCAACACAGGTGGAAAAACCGTTTCTCTAAAAACTGTAGCACTTTTCATAATTTTGGCACGTAGTGGCTTCCCCGTTCTTGCAGGCGAAAGTTCTAGGATTCCAGATTTTGATGTGTATGTAGATATAGGCGATAGCCAGAACATACTCGAAAATCTAAGTACTTTTTCAGGTCATTTGCATAATATTGTACAACTTTTAAAATTAGCTGATGAAAATTCGATAGTTCTAATCGATGAGCTTGGTTCGGGAACAGATCCATACGAAGGAAGTGCCATTGCCCTTGGCATTATCGAAGAATTAATTGAAAGAAGAATAAAATTCATAGTTACAACACATCTAACACCCATAAAGCTCTTTTCAATGTCTCACGATAAGCTTATAAGCGCTTCTATGGAATTTGATCCTGAAACACTTTCCCCAACGTACAGAATATTAATGAACATTCCTGGAGCATCACATGCTTTTGAGATAGCCAAAAAGTACGGTTTACCAGATGCAATATTGGAGCGTGCACAAAAGCATCTTGACGAAGAACATATAAAGATAGAAGAATTAATAAAAAACTTGAACAAGCATATCAGCGAACTTGAAACAAAACGAAGAGAACTCGAAAATACACTAAGAGAATACAATAGGCAAAAGAAAGACTTTGAGGAAAAATACAAGCTTTTGAAAATAAAAAGGATAGAAGAGTTTGATAAAGAACTTCGAGAAGTTTATAAAGATATTCAAAAAGCAAAAAAGGATTTGCAGATATCTCTGCAAAGTAAAAAAACAGAGAGTGAAGAATTAATAAAAAAACGTCTCAAAGAAATTGAAAACGAAGTAAAACATTTAGAAGAAATTCAGGGGAAAGTAGAAAAGGTTATCTATGAAACAAAAGTCACAGATGAGGAAAAACAAATTTCAGTAGGTGATTACGTTAGACTTATCGATGGAACTGCAATTGGAAAAGTAATTGAAATGAAATCTAGGAATTTTGTCGTTGATTTCAATGGATTGAAAATAGAAGTAAAACCTGAAAAACTCGTTAAAGTCACCTCGGGTAGCGACTCAAAAGATTTAAAAAAGCATATTGATGAAGAAAAAGAAAAAATTGTAAATGTTTCACGCATTCCAACAAAGGTTTATACTTCAAATTTAACAAAAAACGAGGTTGACGTAAGGGGATTAACTGTAGAAGAGGCACTGGAAATAATAGATGAATTTATAGACCAATTATTATTATCAGATTTTTCAATCGGTTACATTATCCATGGAAAGGGAACAGGTAAACTTGCAACTGGAATTTGGAATTATTTAAGACATGATAAAAGAGTTAAAAATTACCGTTTTGGCAGACCTGATGAAGGTGGAGTTGGAGCAACAGTTATTGAAGTTTAA
- a CDS encoding glycoside hydrolase family 30 protein, whose translation MKTEKSLKIIILLSLLFILVNLSSNVTQKTNQKEMAKTMNNVKLWLTTVDQKFMLSEVDINNPVVSDFRETLRIAVDSNKKYQQMDGFGASLTDASAWLIFHKLSEEKRIEVMKKLFGRNEGIGISFLRQPMGATDYTTKLYSYDDLPEGVKEDPELKYFSIKHDKQYIIPLLKLAMKINPELKIMASPWSAPGWMKTTGSMIGGSLLRQYYSVYAQYFVKFTKAYEKEGIPIYAITPQNEPLYVPKEYPGMKMTWEEQADFIGEYLGPAFEKEGIKTKILTYDHNWDNTIYASYVLSHPKASKYVAGSAWHFYGGKHEAMSQIKEMFPDKDIWFTEGSGGDWVPAFFNAFMDQMMHVIRIPRNWSKTVVWWNIALDEKRGPTILSNSTCRGLIEINQETGEVKYNLDYYTLGHISKFVLPGAYRIDSYTYSNLETVAFENPNGTKVLIVSNRTNTNKKIIVEEGGREFEYIIPGYAAVTFVWD comes from the coding sequence TTGAAAACCGAAAAAAGTTTAAAAATAATAATTCTACTATCGCTTTTGTTTATCTTAGTAAACTTATCATCTAATGTTACACAAAAAACAAATCAAAAGGAGATGGCAAAGACAATGAATAATGTCAAGCTATGGCTTACTACTGTTGACCAAAAATTCATGTTATCCGAAGTCGATATTAATAATCCTGTTGTTTCAGATTTCCGTGAAACACTAAGGATTGCAGTTGATTCGAATAAAAAATACCAGCAAATGGATGGATTCGGAGCATCTCTCACCGATGCATCAGCATGGCTAATTTTCCATAAATTATCAGAGGAAAAACGTATAGAGGTAATGAAAAAATTGTTCGGCAGAAATGAAGGGATAGGAATTTCGTTTCTTAGGCAGCCAATGGGTGCAACTGATTACACAACTAAGCTATACAGCTATGATGATTTGCCAGAAGGTGTAAAAGAAGACCCAGAACTTAAATATTTCTCTATCAAACACGATAAGCAGTACATAATACCTCTTTTGAAACTTGCTATGAAAATAAATCCAGAGTTGAAAATAATGGCTTCTCCTTGGAGTGCACCTGGTTGGATGAAGACAACGGGAAGCATGATTGGTGGATCTCTCCTAAGACAATATTATAGCGTCTATGCGCAATATTTTGTAAAGTTCACAAAAGCATACGAAAAAGAAGGGATTCCAATTTACGCAATCACACCGCAAAATGAACCTTTATATGTTCCAAAAGAATATCCAGGAATGAAAATGACATGGGAAGAGCAAGCGGATTTCATAGGTGAATACCTTGGACCTGCGTTTGAAAAAGAAGGGATAAAGACGAAGATACTGACTTACGACCACAATTGGGATAATACCATATACGCATCGTATGTTTTGTCTCACCCAAAAGCTTCAAAATACGTTGCAGGCTCAGCGTGGCATTTTTATGGCGGGAAACACGAAGCGATGAGCCAAATAAAGGAAATGTTCCCTGATAAAGATATATGGTTTACAGAAGGTTCAGGTGGTGATTGGGTACCTGCTTTCTTTAATGCATTTATGGATCAGATGATGCATGTTATCAGAATCCCAAGAAATTGGTCTAAAACCGTTGTATGGTGGAATATAGCATTAGATGAGAAGAGAGGACCAACGATATTATCAAATAGCACTTGCAGAGGACTTATAGAGATTAATCAAGAAACGGGAGAGGTAAAGTATAATTTGGATTATTATACGTTAGGCCATATAAGTAAATTTGTTCTTCCAGGCGCTTATCGAATAGATTCATACACATATAGTAATTTAGAAACAGTGGCTTTTGAAAATCCAAATGGAACAAAAGTTCTCATAGTCTCGAACCGAACGAATACAAACAAAAAAATCATAGTCGAGGAGGGAGGGAGAGAATTCGAATATATAATTCCGGGGTACGCTGCGGTAACTTTTGTGTGGGATTGA
- a CDS encoding ABC transporter substrate-binding protein, whose protein sequence is MKKQNLVLMMLVFLLVTSIFAKVTLTVAVWNWDVEKYKKIASEFTKLYPDIEINIVANEPDVNSFLTSLVAAKKPLPDVVAQSWEALPYPVSQGWVYPLDEFLKDDADYNKYVPSSIKEAFKYNGKTYAIGERLHFQGIVVNLDLMKKLNLPVPPYGWSTDLFKQYLRRATTKEYSGINHLWDFDTVMAAVLNKNTTYWSFNPSKWEFDLVNGGWIPAINLQKELKSIPGLVSDDLKNEELRNKGQLDDYQKKFGKDADAFRESKVLTGFHGTWDWSWVRTLPWNLDYYPMPSDPKIGVRQPIQINYAFMTSTTKYPKEAFTFLKFLTYDPRGVITRLKIDVANGEENGRLIDWFIPVTKHPDVIKYFESLKIPNGVKWMLSNLDKTVRVDMWKVVPGWDQATWDVIFPVNERIRKGEVQPQAVAAETQEKANSIIKNAWADFSKKLAEVEKNFPNIRKQVEGK, encoded by the coding sequence ATGAAAAAACAAAATTTAGTGTTAATGATGTTGGTATTTTTACTTGTAACAAGTATCTTTGCAAAAGTTACACTAACGGTTGCAGTTTGGAATTGGGATGTTGAAAAGTACAAGAAGATAGCCTCTGAATTTACGAAACTTTATCCAGATATAGAAATAAATATCGTTGCAAACGAGCCAGATGTGAATAGTTTCCTTACATCGTTAGTCGCAGCAAAAAAACCACTTCCAGATGTTGTTGCACAATCTTGGGAAGCTTTACCGTATCCAGTTTCACAAGGTTGGGTTTACCCACTTGATGAATTTCTAAAAGATGACGCAGACTATAATAAGTACGTTCCATCAAGTATAAAAGAAGCTTTCAAGTACAATGGAAAGACATACGCTATCGGTGAAAGATTACACTTCCAAGGAATTGTAGTGAATTTGGATCTCATGAAAAAACTGAATCTTCCAGTTCCACCATACGGATGGTCAACAGATTTATTCAAACAATATCTAAGAAGAGCAACGACTAAGGAATATTCCGGTATAAATCACCTTTGGGATTTTGATACTGTTATGGCAGCTGTATTGAACAAAAATACAACATACTGGAGTTTTAACCCTTCAAAATGGGAATTTGACCTTGTCAATGGTGGATGGATACCAGCGATAAACTTACAAAAAGAACTGAAATCAATTCCAGGACTTGTTTCAGATGATTTAAAGAATGAAGAGCTTAGAAATAAAGGTCAACTCGATGACTATCAGAAAAAATTCGGAAAAGATGCAGACGCTTTTAGAGAATCGAAAGTTTTAACTGGTTTCCATGGAACATGGGACTGGAGTTGGGTTAGAACGTTACCGTGGAATCTCGATTATTATCCAATGCCAAGCGATCCAAAGATTGGTGTAAGACAACCTATTCAAATCAATTATGCATTTATGACATCAACGACAAAATATCCAAAAGAAGCATTTACTTTCCTAAAGTTCTTAACATATGACCCACGAGGTGTAATAACAAGACTTAAGATAGATGTAGCAAACGGCGAAGAAAACGGAAGACTCATTGATTGGTTTATTCCTGTAACGAAACATCCGGATGTTATTAAATACTTTGAAAGCCTAAAAATACCAAATGGTGTGAAATGGATGCTTTCAAATCTTGATAAAACCGTCAGAGTTGATATGTGGAAGGTAGTACCTGGTTGGGATCAGGCAACTTGGGATGTTATATTCCCTGTTAATGAAAGAATCAGAAAAGGTGAGGTACAACCACAAGCCGTTGCCGCAGAAACACAAGAAAAAGCAAATAGCATAATTAAAAACGCTTGGGCCGATTTTTCAAAGAAACTTGCAGAGGTTGAAAAGAATTTCCCAAACATCAGAAAGCAAGTTGAAGGAAAATAA
- a CDS encoding cell division FtsA domain-containing protein — MVFALDIGTRKIAGLLVGFDEDEKMVVHDVIIKEHEHRAMLDGQIHDVEKVAKVAAFVKRELENRNNIKLDKVAVALAGRFLKTYIGESSITSEEPIEITKDMLTRLELDAVAKATENIEPNMYCVGYSVIRYELDGMWFKKLEGLKGKDIYVKVVATYLPSHVVEAMLSVVKKVGLTITHLTLEPIAAVNITVPEDLRILNIALVDVGAGTSDIAISKDGTIIAYGMVPLAGDEITEAITKKFLLDFQTAEFVKRSLEKQEIIRVKNILDKEKELRREEVLDAISDVVDKITKKVAEEIIELNGDKPQAVMIVGGGAKVPIFATYLAKNLEMDEDVVSLKDSKNLDFIDKTGIVQGSEFITPLGIGYTALHKKGAVFESVNVNGDPIQLIGFKGNYTVWEVLVQYGMDMRKLLGRPGKSIVIEVNDETVVVKGQMPISAQVKINGLEATLRDNVRHGDSIEVGEAIDGEDAKATLYDFVKPIRLKSLETDEVLEYFPRVTLNGFSTTSNVELKDGDVIKYEKIKVKEIREFLSSDLVKIEYSVNNTYKEINAGEVKIFKGEIELSDENTVLPGEELQYALIVNYPKIRELPEMEKISIVININGEQRVLTKDGVLVWVNDQLVSPEYEIKDGDKIRTQIPENQGFIVADILRLFDIDFRRIKSYKLLKNGERTAFTEPLENGDEIIFEFEEIKEQDA; from the coding sequence ATGGTATTTGCATTAGATATTGGAACAAGAAAAATCGCAGGGTTACTTGTTGGTTTTGATGAAGATGAAAAAATGGTAGTCCATGATGTTATTATCAAGGAACATGAACACCGCGCAATGTTAGATGGGCAAATACACGACGTTGAAAAAGTCGCAAAAGTTGCCGCTTTCGTAAAAAGAGAACTTGAAAATAGAAATAATATCAAATTAGATAAAGTAGCTGTAGCTCTTGCTGGAAGATTCCTTAAAACTTACATTGGCGAAAGCTCTATTACTTCAGAAGAACCAATTGAAATAACAAAAGACATGCTCACAAGATTGGAATTAGATGCTGTAGCAAAAGCCACGGAAAATATTGAGCCAAATATGTATTGTGTAGGTTACTCTGTAATCCGATACGAACTCGATGGAATGTGGTTTAAAAAATTAGAAGGTTTAAAAGGTAAAGATATTTACGTTAAAGTTGTAGCCACTTACCTCCCAAGTCACGTTGTTGAAGCGATGCTTTCAGTTGTAAAGAAAGTTGGGTTAACGATTACTCACTTGACTCTTGAACCTATCGCTGCTGTAAATATAACCGTTCCAGAAGATTTGAGAATTTTGAATATAGCACTCGTTGACGTCGGTGCTGGTACGAGCGATATTGCTATATCTAAAGATGGCACGATAATTGCGTATGGGATGGTGCCTTTAGCTGGCGATGAAATAACAGAAGCCATAACAAAAAAATTTTTACTTGATTTTCAAACAGCAGAATTTGTAAAGAGAAGCTTAGAAAAGCAAGAGATAATTCGAGTTAAAAATATACTTGATAAAGAAAAGGAATTAAGGCGAGAAGAAGTGTTAGATGCAATTTCAGACGTTGTTGATAAAATTACCAAAAAAGTAGCTGAAGAAATCATAGAATTAAACGGTGACAAACCACAAGCTGTGATGATAGTTGGTGGCGGTGCGAAAGTACCGATATTCGCAACGTACTTAGCAAAAAATTTAGAGATGGATGAAGATGTAGTCTCTCTCAAAGATTCAAAAAATTTAGATTTCATAGACAAAACAGGTATCGTTCAAGGTAGCGAATTTATAACTCCTTTAGGAATTGGTTATACAGCCCTCCACAAAAAAGGTGCTGTCTTTGAATCTGTAAATGTGAATGGAGATCCGATACAACTCATTGGGTTCAAAGGCAATTACACTGTATGGGAAGTACTTGTACAGTATGGAATGGATATGAGAAAACTCTTAGGAAGACCGGGTAAATCAATAGTAATAGAAGTTAACGATGAAACTGTAGTAGTCAAAGGTCAAATGCCAATATCAGCCCAAGTGAAAATCAATGGCTTAGAAGCAACACTCAGAGATAACGTTAGGCATGGTGATTCTATAGAAGTAGGAGAAGCTATAGATGGAGAAGATGCAAAAGCAACGTTGTACGATTTTGTAAAACCAATAAGACTGAAATCTCTTGAAACAGACGAAGTACTTGAATATTTCCCAAGAGTTACTTTGAATGGTTTTAGTACCACTTCAAACGTTGAATTAAAAGATGGTGATGTTATTAAATATGAAAAGATAAAGGTTAAAGAAATAAGAGAATTTCTAAGTAGCGACCTTGTGAAAATCGAATACTCAGTTAACAATACTTATAAAGAAATTAACGCAGGTGAGGTAAAAATATTTAAAGGTGAAATTGAATTATCAGATGAAAATACAGTCCTCCCAGGTGAAGAACTTCAGTACGCATTAATTGTAAACTATCCAAAGATAAGAGAATTACCTGAAATGGAAAAAATAAGTATCGTTATAAATATAAATGGTGAACAACGCGTACTAACAAAAGATGGTGTTCTCGTATGGGTTAATGACCAACTTGTATCTCCTGAGTATGAAATCAAGGATGGAGATAAAATAAGGACACAAATACCAGAAAACCAAGGATTCATAGTTGCAGATATCCTGAGATTATTTGATATTGATTTTAGAAGAATAAAAAGTTATAAGCTATTGAAAAACGGCGAACGTACAGCTTTTACTGAACCTCTCGAAAATGGAGACGAGATAATTTTCGAGTTCGAAGAAATAAAAGAACAAGACGCTTGA
- a CDS encoding carbohydrate ABC transporter permease, producing MIAFGWVNTYQAMIIPFTASATNVFLFQQHFKTIPKDYEDAALIDGATPIQYLLKIVLPLSRPIIGGAAIINFTYAWNMYLWPMIVAMRDDMKTVQVAINMIINAESSNNWGVIMAATMVALFPTLLLFFLLQDLFVKSLVGTGLKG from the coding sequence ATAATAGCTTTTGGATGGGTAAACACATACCAAGCTATGATTATTCCTTTTACAGCTAGTGCAACAAATGTATTCCTCTTCCAGCAACATTTTAAAACTATACCAAAAGATTACGAAGATGCAGCACTAATCGACGGTGCTACGCCAATTCAATATCTATTAAAAATAGTTCTTCCACTTTCAAGACCTATCATTGGCGGTGCTGCAATAATAAATTTTACATACGCTTGGAATATGTACCTCTGGCCGATGATAGTTGCGATGAGAGACGATATGAAAACCGTCCAAGTTGCTATTAACATGATTATCAATGCAGAGTCTTCAAACAACTGGGGTGTAATAATGGCAGCAACTATGGTTGCATTGTTCCCAACTCTGCTGTTATTTTTCTTATTACAAGACCTTTTTGTAAAATCTTTGGTTGGCACCGGTTTGAAAGGCTAA
- a CDS encoding extracellular solute-binding protein, which produces MKKVLILFFAIFIIFIAISFILYLFGSSEYSKYKSSIERFLISQKTFDYVTLSKHNKNLFNQMRYGKIISNSFNFPVSISIKNGEEKTLELDIPEEGNYYIIASIRSLNPVTTNGSLEVSINNSEDNSKIYQVFLDTFLYYDFSQKLYDRYGNEITPEQFMPNQETLSFFKDAKRISSKPLIFNLKYGNNTIKIKNLKQDIYISNLYFVKVDKIENIQSYSEYLKSFNKPDNSANSIPIAIEAERIFGKSDFLVSIINTQTSDVTPYEPLKRKINVIDQNTYKQSGQEVHWYVDIQTPGLYKIAFRYQQSLNRGVPVFRRIYVDGEVPFKEFDNYAFEYTGYKWVDKVLLDSKGNPYFVYLDKGPHLITLEVTTGLFEQTIVYLQDTIKKLQRIGLDLRKLVGNNLDPNRTWDIQKYLPNVLSDLQEISKNLRKEYNRIISIVGEKGVPYVSDMIVSAELIDKIIEKPERLPFFIDEISEGSSSIAQRLSELSMRLKEQPMGIDKMFVFQGDLKNYIKPVNSFLVAAYEEIYKLWLSLFNKNEAYSVYEKVDPRSLKVWINRPVQYVETLQYLIDTDFTRKTGINVVLSIMPNEQKLILASSAGNTPDVAMSISNWIPFELAIRNALYPISNFPDFYEFVSKNINMETLLPMVIDDKIYGITETQNFYVLFYRKDIMNILGIPIPDTWDDVKKILPELQRRGMNFFIPMAEQTTKYFNTTAPFFFQNNARLYTEDGLKTAINEENSVKAFELMTELFSIYGIPEQVASFYNSFRYGRIPIGIGDFGLYVTLSNAADEIYGLWAIAPSPGVKTPDGKVLRYQVAGDRADVIFANSDKKEKAWLFLKWWLSKETQIKFARALVNRYGPTYLWNTSNIQAFKELDFFSEEEKKVILEQWRWIREVQRHPGGYMTEREISNIWNRVVIEGYPLRSSIDRSVITINRELERKLTEFGYIVNGKPVKTYKMYTNIDEFLVKNLGEAANEYLENQRLLWGGTYEK; this is translated from the coding sequence GTGAAAAAAGTTCTGATTTTGTTCTTCGCTATATTTATTATTTTTATTGCTATTTCATTTATTTTATACCTTTTTGGAAGTTCCGAGTACAGCAAGTACAAAAGTTCTATAGAAAGATTTTTAATTAGTCAAAAAACTTTTGACTACGTTACTCTTTCAAAGCATAACAAGAATTTGTTTAATCAGATGAGATATGGCAAAATTATATCTAACTCGTTTAATTTTCCAGTATCTATTTCTATTAAAAATGGTGAAGAAAAAACTTTAGAATTGGATATTCCAGAGGAAGGAAATTATTACATTATCGCATCGATCAGGTCCCTTAACCCTGTAACAACTAACGGTTCTTTAGAAGTTTCAATAAATAATTCTGAAGACAATTCCAAAATTTACCAAGTTTTTCTGGATACATTCTTATACTACGATTTCTCACAAAAGTTGTACGATAGATACGGAAATGAAATTACTCCAGAACAATTTATGCCAAACCAAGAAACGCTATCGTTTTTCAAAGATGCTAAAAGAATATCAAGTAAACCTTTAATATTTAACCTAAAATATGGCAATAATACTATTAAAATAAAAAACCTCAAACAAGACATATATATATCCAATTTGTACTTTGTAAAAGTTGATAAAATTGAGAATATCCAATCTTACAGTGAGTATTTAAAATCTTTCAATAAACCTGATAATTCAGCAAATTCAATTCCAATTGCAATAGAAGCGGAAAGAATTTTTGGAAAGTCAGATTTCCTCGTATCAATTATCAACACACAAACATCGGATGTAACGCCATACGAGCCTCTCAAAAGGAAAATAAATGTAATTGACCAGAACACATATAAACAGTCTGGTCAAGAAGTTCACTGGTACGTTGATATACAAACACCAGGGCTTTACAAAATAGCCTTTAGATACCAACAATCTTTAAATCGTGGAGTACCTGTTTTTAGGAGAATATACGTTGATGGAGAAGTACCATTTAAAGAATTTGATAATTACGCTTTTGAGTACACAGGATACAAATGGGTGGATAAAGTTTTATTAGATTCCAAAGGTAATCCTTACTTTGTTTACCTTGATAAAGGTCCACACCTTATAACTCTCGAAGTAACGACCGGACTTTTTGAACAAACCATAGTTTACCTGCAAGATACTATAAAAAAACTACAAAGGATAGGACTAGACTTAAGAAAACTCGTTGGAAATAACCTTGACCCAAATAGGACCTGGGATATACAAAAGTACCTGCCAAATGTCTTGTCCGATTTACAAGAAATTTCTAAGAACTTGAGAAAAGAGTACAATAGAATCATTTCTATCGTTGGTGAAAAAGGTGTTCCATACGTTTCGGATATGATCGTTTCAGCAGAGCTTATAGATAAAATTATTGAAAAACCTGAAAGGTTACCATTCTTTATAGATGAAATCAGCGAAGGTTCGTCTTCAATAGCCCAAAGATTGTCCGAACTTTCAATGAGATTGAAAGAACAACCCATGGGTATAGATAAAATGTTTGTATTTCAAGGGGATTTAAAAAACTATATAAAGCCAGTCAACTCGTTCTTAGTCGCAGCCTATGAAGAAATATACAAATTGTGGCTTTCCTTGTTTAACAAAAATGAAGCTTACTCTGTTTACGAGAAGGTTGATCCGAGAAGTTTAAAAGTTTGGATTAATAGACCTGTTCAGTATGTTGAAACACTCCAATATTTAATAGACACAGACTTTACAAGGAAGACAGGTATAAATGTCGTTCTTTCAATTATGCCAAACGAGCAGAAGTTGATTTTAGCAAGCTCAGCAGGTAATACACCTGATGTAGCAATGAGTATAAGCAATTGGATACCATTTGAACTTGCAATTAGAAATGCTCTTTACCCTATTTCAAATTTCCCAGATTTTTATGAATTCGTTTCAAAGAACATAAATATGGAAACACTCCTTCCAATGGTTATAGATGACAAGATTTATGGCATAACCGAAACTCAAAATTTCTACGTCTTATTCTACAGAAAGGACATAATGAATATTTTAGGTATACCTATACCAGATACTTGGGATGATGTTAAGAAAATTCTTCCCGAGCTTCAAAGAAGAGGTATGAACTTCTTCATACCGATGGCTGAGCAAACGACAAAATATTTCAACACAACTGCTCCATTTTTCTTCCAAAATAACGCAAGACTTTACACAGAAGATGGTTTAAAAACAGCGATAAATGAAGAAAATTCTGTTAAAGCTTTTGAACTTATGACAGAATTATTCTCTATCTATGGTATACCAGAACAAGTTGCAAGTTTTTATAACTCGTTTAGGTATGGAAGAATTCCGATAGGTATCGGTGATTTTGGTTTGTATGTAACTCTTTCCAATGCAGCTGACGAAATTTATGGACTGTGGGCTATCGCACCTTCACCAGGGGTTAAAACACCTGATGGTAAAGTTCTGAGATACCAAGTTGCCGGTGACAGAGCAGATGTTATATTTGCAAATTCTGATAAAAAAGAAAAGGCATGGCTGTTCTTAAAATGGTGGCTTTCTAAAGAAACACAGATAAAATTTGCGAGAGCTTTAGTAAATAGATACGGTCCAACGTACCTTTGGAATACTTCAAATATTCAGGCATTTAAAGAATTAGATTTCTTTTCTGAGGAAGAAAAGAAAGTGATACTTGAGCAATGGAGATGGATAAGAGAAGTTCAAAGACATCCCGGTGGATATATGACAGAACGTGAAATAAGCAACATTTGGAATAGGGTTGTGATTGAAGGTTATCCATTACGTTCTTCCATCGACAGATCTGTCATCACAATAAACAGGGAACTCGAAAGAAAACTTACAGAGTTCGGATATATAGTCAATGGCAAACCAGTAAAAACGTATAAAATGTACACAAATATTGATGAGTTCTTAGTAAAAAACCTTGGTGAAGCAGCTAATGAATACTTAGAAAATCAAAGATTACTTTGGGGTGGTACTTATGAAAAATAA